GATCGTACAAACACCGAAccacaaatgaaaataactgaATCCAAAGTCAGTGGCTGGTTTATTCGGACTTTAAAGCCAAACTCAGTAATTCCTGTCATGCATACCTTCATTCCGTTCTAAATGAATTCTGGTCCTTCTGCTCATGCTCGCTTCCTTTTTCTGTCCTGATCACTCAgattttccaagatggccgcctgaAGCAAGCATTGGACTCAAGCACGGACTATTTAATATGAGAGTTAAAGAAATGGATAAAAAGTAAAGAGTGGATGAACAGAAGCATTAAAATGTggacctttttaaaaaaaaaaaaactgttggaaaTAATTTAactgagaaagaaataaagaaaggaagcaggaagtagggTTTGTTTTCTGCCCCTTGTCCAATCGGAACCCTCCCCAACCCCCAGATTTTCAAAGGCGATTAAACATATGTAAACATCAATTTACTCTTCCCGTGTAAACGTGAAAGAAAATACTTTAATTCTGAACGTATCAAGATCCAGAAGTAGTcaatcagcagcagagggagggcagagaAGCTCCCGAAGCGGCTCAGCGGATCAGCGGAAGCTCGACTCGCATTCGCAGGAGAAAGTTGCGTCTTCAGACTGCCGCCCCGcgcgccccccgcccccccgctgtGATCGGCTCATTGTTCCAGACCGTTCTCATCAAGTTGATTAGTGTACTGAAGGGTAATCCATACTTGCTAAATTAGTTTAATCCATCTATCTCACTTGTACACGGTCTTGTCTTTGTCATGGCTAAATGTAATGTGATTAGCCCGTCTTTctgtgactgacacacacacacacacacacacgcacacacacacacacacacacatttctcactGTCAACACTCAGTACATTCTGTGCAGCTTAACTGTGACAGTTCCTTTTCAGTTCAATACAAActtgttcagtgtttttctggagAGAGCTCCTGAATAATCGCTGCACTACAAGCCGCGAACCTCCACTGACAGAAAACCTTCCCGTCACGCTGGTGTTCGGCAGGCTTCTGAAACGCTTCAGTGCtgtcacagattacttgaaaaggtaatccaaatactgattactcatcaaaaaggtaatctagctactttactgattacttcaatatcaaagtaagtaagttactttaaaagtaacttaggtactttttaccgatttcctccctttgctgcctCAGCATAAGAATGACAACTGGTTGTTTAAGTAATACTTTATTGAAAGTGCACCAacctgaaacatgaacatgtgtttttgtttctgtttcattggctttaaaatacagaaactgGTGTAAAACACGTTACACCTGCAGGCTGGTCTGACACCATGAAACTGtaactttttcagaaaataagctttatgagcgaggccgagcgcagaaactgtaaacagagccgtgcacgcccggagaagaggagCCATTGACaggcgtttcctctggagaagcCGTGGAGCAGGCAGGATGGTCTGGCGTGTTTTtgaaaaagcgagtaacagacgtttggcttcgtcttttcgagaaaatcctgtattacacctttaatataCGTGACCCGGCGTTTTGTCCTCCCCTGGGAAAACGTGACATGCGACATCACTCCTAGatgcaagagaaacattttctcttagaaATCCACATTAATCTTGAGTCAACAATAATcagttaaatgtgctgttgcaccataaactaaactaaactaaaccaaaccaaattacactaaacaaaattaaactaaaccaaactaaattaaactaaactaaactatactaactaaatactagtttaaacagttaagtatccacaaagctgccctaggagctagaatgctgtgggaagtacggtgcactgagccctgtcctctaatgtctgaatgttattccctttagtccgttcattgcttttcacctgttgtcccccccttcgaggggagtcttctccagtttcagttgctgactccactattacgagggcctatgaacaagctccgtccggactgggaggacactcctgtcggtcctgcccgtggactggcttcggttctactgctgggatccgtggttctagtgctggaccgtccaacggactgtcctcaacattgtcctaggctttacttcttattgtctcatgctagctgttgccaaagctgtccgtccctgggagagggatccctccatactgtggttctccccaagatttcttcttttcccactgggtttttggagttttttcttgccggatgtgagggtcgaaggcggtggttgcttcgttctgtctcgttactgtaaatattgacatattaccattatgcttattcactgtttttacttttaccgaccaatgtaacatcttgaagccctctgaggcaactgttgttgtgatactgggctatacaaaaataaattgattgattgattgattgttccTGAAGGTGGCGCTCTAAGATTAGATAGGTGGCTGAAGCCAGCCTGTTGGTGTGATGTTCACGGACTGTTGGAGAGAGTTTGAGTGGAGAGTTTTGGCGTGGGTTCggccgcagcagcagccctgTGTTGACTGATTGTCTGCTTGGcctcagtaaaataaaaaagccattCTGAACGACCCGGGGACGTCTGGGGCTTCGTGGATCGCAGAACGTTACAATATATTATGAGGCAATAACAAAATAGTAACGCACAGTCACTTaggaaactaactttaatcagattactggtttggaaaaatgaacgcgttagattgctcgttactgagagaaagtaatcagattaaaataacgCATTAATTAGTAGCGCGTTAGTGACAACACTGATTACCTTTAAAGTCATTATATACACTGGCAGGCAAAGTAAATGCAAAGTAACACGGTGTTCCTGCAGCATTAGGTGACGCTTTAGCTGAGCGATTCAGCAGCAGTTAGCATGGCTTCTGCAGGATCTTCATTAATCAGGACCGATATGGAGCTTGGTTatcactttcacttgaaaccacAAGGACTGTAAGATTGCTGTCCTGCTCACTGAGTTCTTGTAAGCTTTAGCATTAACATTGTCCGAAACTGTTGATGATACTATTTtgctaaactcctgtttacaggCAGAGTGCCTGATTGTTGTTGAAGTAAcctgagacttttttttcccccagaatGAAAAAGAAGGGTGAAAGTGACACAAAATGACCTGAACATCTGGGTAGTGATCTATGAACAAGTATGGATGCTCACATATATGcacaaaaactgttttatcaCTGCTTATTCAGGTTAAAGTTCAGACTGTGCAGTGTTACAAAAatagtgttttttaaaaataaaacaaatcctTCTTTGAGGTCATGTGAGGGAGTGTCTTATCTTATAATAATGTTCACAGTCCCAGGCTCTTCCTGCCCAAATGAGATGCTAAGTGATATATATAGAAAAAATCTGTATCTGTGGACTAATCTTACTGtcatgctgtgtttcctcttgaCTCTCTGTCACTGTTTCCTCTGGTGAGATTATTTTCAGCCttaacacttaaaaaaataaaagaagaaaaaaaaaacaatttaaggTTAACCATGTGCCAAGGGACTGCCACTACTCTCACCACTGCCATTTTGAAAGGTTTTCATGGGGGGCCTCTGCGAACACATATCAGAGAGGGGATCCTACCAGGAGCCCTCGATGCTGCATCTTGCTTGGGTCTCTGAGGTCCATCTTGCGCGGACTGGACCCAAAAGTATTGCTTGGGCCCCTACCGGGCCTAAACTGTGTCTCGCTTCGGTCCTCCTCGTTCGGCCCTCGGAGCGTCTCGGAGCGCCCCTGCACACAGCTCAGTGGAGCACACAGTGGTGCGTTCAGGACACTCTGTTATTAAAATAATCCAAGTTACATGAACGTTATACCCTTACAATACTATTTGTAAATACGGCACAAGGacacaaatattaaaatattttcatgaaagTACAAGCGATATTACTATTTTGAAATATTGACGTTGTAGAAGCACATTGTAGAAATCAAATGATCGCTTTACGTCAGTACATGAACGCACCACCAAACTTTTCCGGGTAACGACATCGGAAACGCTTGTTTTTGCAGAAAGGCGGATCCCTGTCTGCTACTTTGCTTTTTTACAACTTCTATTTCACCAAATTAGACCCACCGGGCTTCCGAAATCGAGCTGCATCGGGTGTATTGCGCTTTAAAACGACAGGAAGTTGAGGTGAGCCGCCGCAGCGGAACTCCACGGAAAGGAGAGCTTCACTGGGTTGTGGCTGGCTAACTTTTAACGCAACTTGTCCTGCAGCACCGGAGTGAAGACGGGAAGATGGGAGATAATGCCAAGGATGAAGGGCTGATGTGGGCACTGAAGGCTGGAGATATGGAAGAAGTGAGGTCCAAAGTGCTGACGGTAAGACGATCGTTTTAGCTACATAGGAATAAACGGTAGTTAGCAAGCTGGCTAGCGATAGCCGGTGTTTCGGATtgactggtttccttgttaaatGGTGGTCGACTTCCTTTAGGGTCGCTTGTTGCTGCTAATAACAGCGTGTGTTAAAAATCCTACCTAAATTCATAACTGTCCCGGTGAACCCTGTTTTACAGGGTTTCCAATATAGTTTTAAAGTATCGTAACTTGTGCGAGTGTTATTTTAACATCTCGCGGCAACAAGGGATGCTGCAGGAAGTGGGTCATCAGTTAACAGAGATACGATCTAATCCGAAACACCGGACTGGGGAAATGTTCAATTCAACTCATGTTTGCTAATAATCTAACTATTATAGGTCATCGTATCACGTTGGCCTGTAATCAAGTGACAATTGGCTGACTGTGGTTGGTCCTTACACACGTTTTAAAATACTCTTACCAAGTTTGAGAACAatgctagcatgttagcatacTGCAATGCCAATTTTACATGAAGACTGGGCCATTGTTCAGCCCATTAATCCTCGAATAAAGCTTCATAAAGTGATTTAACTCAGGCGGAGTGTACTCGTTGTAGTTCCGGGGGTAGCTGTGGCACTGCTGAGGGCAACCTGTTGGTGAAGCTAGCCGACAATAGCCCCGGGAGGCTCAGACACAACAGCTGCGTCTGATGCAATAGTCGTTTTTAAAACAGCGCGTAGCCCACATGTGACTGGAAAGTGCTGGGGATGTATTCGGACTCTTGTGTCTGTAGTAGAGCTCGCTGCTAAACGCATCCCGGCCGAGCTGACAGGCCTGTGATCCAGCACAGTCCAGGCGGCTCTGGTGGGCGGGGATCCCGGCTGCAGCCCAGGAGATGGAGGATCATGTCAGGGATCCCTTCTCCAGTAAATCAGGTTTTCTTAGgtgtatattttgtttttcatccaaCTCAACTCACTAACTAAGTTGGCTTACTGTATACTAtcttttttcctgctgtgattCACCAGTTTTGTGAGATACCAGCTGCAAACTCTGTTTGCCAAGATGCTAGACTCAATGAATACTGGCCaatgacatgaaaaaagacTATTTCAGATGTAATTAGTCCAAATTGACAGtacttttcatttgattcagtttttttcctaGTCAGACCCTGAGGGCCGGTCAAACacggcccacgggcctcatgatGCCCAGACCTACCTAACCACTGGAATCGTCTTGTGGGCAGCCATATGAAGGCTGCTCTGGGAAGCTgttgggggtcaagggtcatgctcagtgGAAACCTGAAAGCTGACACACTAATTGCTTGAGAGATAATTCAACAGTAGAATAGTGTCTCCTCCCAGCCGGCTGTGGCTGCTTACTtctcatctatcatccatcttTAATACCAGGGGAGTCGTAACCCTTTTAGTTCACATTATTTAGTTTCTTTGATAAAGAAGTATTTTTACATTCAATAAAGGAAGTTTTCTCATGCTAAATATTTGGAGACACTCACAGACTGTATATTTATGGAGTTCCAGACAGCCCGGTCACCTTCCACTTCTGCTTTTTGTGTTAATCTAACAGCGCATTGAGATGTCGGCTACCTTTCTATCTTTTACCTTCACTGTTCAGTCATACTGTAGCTTTAGGTTTTGTAGCAACAGTGATAATGGTGGTgttgaagatgatgatgatgatgatgatggttgtTTCCAGGAagtagctgttttttttgtttagaagaAAGGGCAGCAGTCACGCCTCTGTGGAGGAAGTTCCCAATTACACTGAGGAATCCACCAAGCATTGGAGTTTCAGGGCAGACTGCATTCCGACGgatcatttttccttttttctctctctctctctgtctcctttcaaattgagcagctgctgtgttcaAAGGTTATTTTCCTGCTCTGCATAGACGTTTGTCAGTGGTTAGACACTTTACTTTGCAGAGAACTCTCAAATCGCAGAGTCTGAATCTAAAGAGGCTATCGATGGAGATGCACACAAATGTGAAACTGTATCGTGTCTGAAAAttctctttttatctttttgttttgtcgAGTCAGTTATTGATGGCTCAGTGTCACCTTTCTGCAATCTTTTAGGAGGTTAGGAGGGCGTTTGttccctgctgctctctgcccgGCCACAAACATCCTACATCCTACAAAGGCCTTTTCTTCACAAGGGAAAAACGGACATCTCATTTCATTCAGGGTGTCTGAGCAGTACGTCtccataaaggaaaaaaaaaaaacaaactatcaaCTTCATCATAAAACAAGTTATTGATTAACAGAAAGTGTCAAGGCCAAACCCATTAATGTGATCTGCTTAACATCAGACACATCAGCATTACGTGATATCGTTCAGTAAACACTGATTTTGTGGACAATTTAATCGACACATCAAGCTTGAAGAATGAGCCTGAAACGACTCGTATTCAATCTGTAGTCGGGGCAAAATATTAATTATTGCCACTGGAACAAAACAGCCTTTTTCCCGACAAATGTGTGTGATTTAAAAGAAGCTTGTGGCGAAGAAAGCAGCGGCGCTCCTCAGGCAAATTGTTCTCTTAACTGCAGAGCACCATCAGCAAAAGCTCAGCCCCCCCATTAGTTTTTAGATCGGACTCTTTGTGCAGTCAGCAAGTTTTTCGCCCAAGGATCTTAAGCCGCGGCGCATACGTTTGGGGACGGCGAGTCGGATATATATTCCGGGGCCCGGCCGCAAAGGGCTTTAACAGTAATGACTAAAATCAATCCGAAAACAAATGGGCTTCTGGTGTAAGGGCATTGAAATGAGACTAatatggttttttttgtttggtttttgttaaAAGTTCTtctcctgaaaaacatttggaaacaGCTGCCTGTGCTGTAAAACCCTCGAAGCATTCATGATTAACTCTATCAGGGTGAAGTGAGAGCGTCTGTCAGTAAATGGGTTTAAAATACAGCAAAGAAAAGCGACCAGAGTTCAGTTCTGGAGGCTGTCAGCGTGAGGAGAGGTCTGGATCTGAAGCCCGTCACTGAGATCTGCTGGGAAATGATCTGTTCCAGCGTGTTGGAACTTGACCTTCAGTGCAATTTGTAATAGTGTGGCAATCATGTAGATTACATCGTTTCCGGGCGGGTCAGAGGTCGCAGAAGAGGCTTTGCGTTGATTTGACCCCAGTGCAGGAGAGAACGCAGACCAGCTGCAGACCTCAGTGGTATCAATACTTTCTCAAACCATTGTAGCAATGAATTCTTGGAaaaagatgtgatttttttgaattttcttcAAAAGGTGTTTTCAATAAAGTGACTTTCACAACCAGATATATTTCTAACATCTTGCATATTCAGCATAAAGACATTAAATGTTTTGAGTACGAACCTGAGAAATAATAACATCTCTGTACTTGTGCAGCAGCACCAGGTCCTTCCCAAAGACTAAATGCAACAAAAAGGGAGGGATTTCTCTCCATCACAGACGAAAGTGTCTGCTGTGAACGGTAATCAGATGATcggcaggaagcaggaggattCACACTTCATACCTGTCATTAAATTATGTTAGAAACCGAAGAGCGGCTCCGTATCGTGATGAGATGATCGTATAGAGGCTCATCAGCACGGCGGTGGCAGTCCCGCTTTTTACCCATTCCCTCTTTTTATTGGCGTCTCACCTTTTATTAGATCTGCTCTCAGTCGCCCCCCAGAGAAGAAGATAGTTGGAGTTAGCGTAAAGTAACGTGTTGCTCTTTCTTCCACCGACAGGCCGATGGTCCGATGTTCTAAGAAGTTCTACGTTCTCACAGCTCTTGACGTTTGGAtcgtttctctctctttcccagAGCGAAGACGCGAACCGGACCCTGGACAGCAGCAGTGGCAGGAAGCCCCTGCACTACGCCGCAGACTTCGGTCAGCTAGAAGTGCTGCAGTTCCTGATCCAGATGGGCGCAGACATCAACGTAAGAGAACAAAACCGCCGACGAAGCTCCCGATTTATTCTGCAGGCCTCATTCCGTCTTCAACTCTGACTCAACAAATCGACTTTCAGTATTTCCTGGATTCATTCCTCACAGACGCGTAGCTTTAAATGTTTTAGCGAGATCCGATGCTTTCCTGCCTCCTGGGTCTGGGATTGTTTGTGGAGTCTCCTTTCAccaaacactctgctcggctCCCGACACATGAAAGATAGATTTATTGGTAAAGTGCGCTGCCTGGTCGTGACGATCGGAAGCGAAGCCTTCCCTTCTCACAGCGCTTCTTATTCATTTTTCATAAAAGAGCGTTGTGCTGggggctgcagctcctcctcttcctgttcatCCTCCGCTCacgcccttcctcctcctcctcctcctctgcaggctaCAGACAGTCTCGGCCTCACCCCGCTGATCACCGCCTGTTACGAGGGTCACCGCGACAGCGTCAAGCTGCTGCTAGAGAAGGTTGGTGTCTGACGTATCCGACGAGGCGAGCCGCCGGACAAAAGGCCCTTTAACGCAGCGCCGCGAGGCCGAGCCGCCGGAACCTTCTACGGCgtcctctgtgtttgtctgttttgaaGCTCTGTGCTGCTTGGCAGTTTGCGCAAAGGAGGGAGTCGTGGCGGGGAAGCGGCGGCGTGCCGGCAGTCGGCTGGTGTTGATTCTCCATGTCCGTCGGCGCCGTACGCCGCGGCCCTCGAGTTAAATCGTCCAGCTTTTCAATTCAGTCAGACACttttccagagaaaacccaactgAGCCACATGAGCAAGAAGAGCGTGAATGAGCGCCGTGTTGCCCCGTCTGAGCTTCAGTGTTTATGTGACACAGATCGAACACGATGAGTTGGAAAATCTACACCGAATAAACGGTTTGCGTCGATCTGTAAATGTCATATTtgcaattttatttacaaaacgCCATAAAAGCAGGAAGCACAGATAACAGCAGGGCTCCAGACGTTTCCTTCGCCGCGGCGCTCTCCACATCACTCGCCTCAATagaaggaatttttttttttttttttatcctcccAGGAAAGCGGTCTGAAGAAGTGAGCTGGTCCAACGAAAAAGAGATAGACACTCTTGTTCGCCTTGTCTGTCAGATGTCAGTAACGATAATCTGATGGAGCGACAGGGGTGTAGCTGAGGGACCGGTCGCAGTGGAAGTCTAACCTTTCCACCGCCGCTGCATCTGAAGCGGGCGCCCCCCCCGTCTGCAAACCAAAGCCCCTCGGGTAGACCTTTCCGCGGAATCCGCCGCCTCCGTTGTAATAATAGAGCCGCTGACAGGCGCAGCTCATCTGAGAGGGGATTATGGCGGAAGACCGGGATTTGGGGGGAAACGGCGGGTCTGCACCGCCGCCTCCGTCCTCGCTCATCTCCGCCAAGCCGCGCCCGAGATTAACGCCCCGATACAGCCCAAAGTTCAGCGGTCACCGCGGGGACCACAGCCCACAGATTTACCTACGGCGGCTCTGGGAACTCGCCGCACGTCGTAGCGGGAGATGAACAGATTGTGTGGGAGCGGCGGCGTCCGGATCCCCTCCCGGCGGACggcggctgcagctcctcgctCGCCGCG
The sequence above is drawn from the Salarias fasciatus chromosome 17, fSalaFa1.1, whole genome shotgun sequence genome and encodes:
- the mtpn gene encoding myotrophin, whose amino-acid sequence is MGDNAKDEGLMWALKAGDMEEVRSKVLTSEDANRTLDSSSGRKPLHYAADFGQLEVLQFLIQMGADINATDSLGLTPLITACYEGHRDSVKLLLEKGAKKDLKATNGATALEAADNDDIKQLLK